In a genomic window of Leptospira wolbachii serovar Codice str. CDC:
- a CDS encoding glucan biosynthesis protein, with protein MKKLNIYLALIALVLCVIIIIRKNDLTLNKIATLMAISTPTEVFDFHSADLIAKQKLKSKFSPTPEFKIPGLDGISYDEYRQIEYKPDVAIWKNLALPYQLHFFHPGHIYSNGIQIYEVINEKPVEIPYDASRFNFGDLPLTDSFTELTKNLHYTGFRIHYPINQKESLEEFLVFQGSSYFRAISKGQVYGLSGRGLAINTGPKDKEEFPVFESFYIKRPQKTDTAITIYAIMNSESVVGSYEFIVKPGEVTTIDVRTKIYLRKKIKRLGFAPVTSMYLYGESDNPILGNIHPEVHDSDGLLTQNKSGDWEWRPLINPKKTQLTRISLDSPLGYGLIQRDRKFKSYQDEKLKYHLRPSVWVEPKGDWGKGNLYLLEFTTNLDSDDNVTTFWEPAVPPNLNEGYEFQYTLHYTEKSPKQHTLGKASAFYRGVDPLFPKEKVFTLYFTGDYLKSLDRRTTLKAIIKNNIIPTEQIRYKIEKISELDQWRLQIWYPASINESDWSIFLENQNQRITETWIYRDGLSK; from the coding sequence ATGAAGAAACTGAACATATATCTTGCACTCATTGCCTTGGTATTGTGTGTCATCATCATCATCCGAAAAAACGATCTAACCTTAAACAAAATAGCCACTTTGATGGCTATATCCACTCCCACTGAAGTTTTCGACTTTCATAGCGCAGACTTAATCGCAAAACAAAAACTGAAGTCTAAATTTTCTCCCACTCCTGAATTCAAAATTCCTGGGCTAGATGGAATCAGCTATGATGAGTATAGACAAATCGAATACAAACCCGATGTAGCAATTTGGAAAAATCTGGCCCTCCCCTACCAACTCCACTTCTTTCATCCAGGACATATCTATAGCAACGGAATTCAAATTTACGAAGTGATTAATGAAAAACCTGTAGAAATCCCTTATGATGCTTCACGTTTTAATTTTGGTGATTTGCCACTCACAGACTCTTTCACAGAACTAACCAAAAACCTACATTATACTGGCTTTCGCATTCATTATCCTATCAATCAAAAGGAATCATTAGAAGAATTTTTAGTCTTTCAGGGATCCTCTTATTTCAGAGCCATTTCCAAAGGTCAGGTCTATGGATTATCTGGAAGAGGACTTGCTATCAACACTGGCCCAAAAGACAAAGAAGAATTTCCTGTCTTTGAAAGTTTCTATATCAAACGACCACAAAAAACCGACACTGCCATTACTATCTATGCCATCATGAATAGCGAATCCGTAGTTGGTTCGTATGAATTCATCGTAAAACCTGGTGAGGTCACAACCATTGATGTACGGACCAAAATCTATCTACGTAAAAAAATCAAACGCCTGGGTTTTGCTCCCGTCACTTCCATGTATTTATATGGAGAATCCGACAATCCCATTTTAGGAAACATCCATCCCGAAGTTCATGACTCAGATGGTCTACTCACACAAAACAAATCGGGAGACTGGGAGTGGAGGCCACTCATCAATCCCAAGAAAACCCAACTAACAAGAATTTCATTAGATTCTCCATTAGGATATGGACTTATCCAAAGAGATCGTAAGTTCAAAAGTTACCAAGATGAAAAACTCAAATACCACTTAAGACCAAGTGTATGGGTAGAACCAAAAGGTGATTGGGGAAAAGGAAATTTGTATTTACTCGAGTTCACAACCAATTTAGATTCCGATGACAATGTTACTACTTTTTGGGAACCCGCCGTCCCACCAAATCTAAACGAAGGTTATGAATTCCAATATACACTCCATTATACGGAAAAATCTCCCAAACAACATACACTCGGAAAAGCATCTGCTTTTTACAGAGGAGTCGACCCCTTATTTCCAAAAGAAAAAGTCTTCACACTTTACTTTACAGGCGACTATCTAAAATCTTTGGATCGGAGAACTACTCTCAAAGCAATCATCAAAAACAATATAATCCCTACCGAACAAATTCGTTATAAAATTGAAAAAATTTCAGAATTAGACCAGTGGCGTTTACAAATCTGGTATCCCGCATCTATAAATGAATCAGATTGGTCTATTTTCCTTGAAAACCAAAATCAAAGAATAACTGAAACATGGATTTATCGCGATGGCTTATCCAAATAA
- a CDS encoding YheT family hydrolase gives MSLFKPLPILSGAMVQSFMASFKSKSDKRYGHSIAGEWKSVKAKDGTTLLARVHEVPHPKGLVVLVHGWEGSIHSSYIVRTTRFFLKKGFSVYRLNLRDHGDTHHLNEEIFNGSLLPETYEAVRELVKTFGSKGPVYLAGFSLGGNFVLRMAARHSLSKVADQIPGLKHCFAFSPALDPKRATIKMDEHPFLRKYFLNSWKTSLVKKANLFPHLYSFDDLDDYQSVMHLTEKMVREFSHFSSVDEYFDSYTLNDLFFKSVRIPTTILTSMDDPVIPWKEFAEIPPSSYLEVVIESKGGHCGFIEDLNRSSYYWKLMEKKMG, from the coding sequence ATGAGCCTTTTTAAACCTTTACCCATTCTTTCTGGCGCCATGGTTCAGTCATTTATGGCTTCCTTTAAATCTAAATCAGACAAACGATATGGGCATTCCATTGCAGGTGAGTGGAAGTCGGTGAAGGCAAAAGACGGCACAACACTTCTTGCGCGTGTCCATGAAGTGCCTCATCCTAAAGGGCTCGTTGTATTGGTTCATGGATGGGAAGGTAGCATTCATTCCAGTTATATTGTTCGAACCACGAGATTTTTTTTAAAAAAAGGTTTTTCTGTTTATAGGCTGAATTTGAGAGACCATGGTGATACTCATCATCTGAACGAAGAAATATTTAACGGCAGTTTGCTTCCTGAAACTTATGAAGCCGTGCGAGAACTTGTTAAAACTTTTGGTTCTAAGGGGCCTGTTTATTTGGCGGGATTTTCATTGGGAGGGAACTTTGTCTTGCGGATGGCAGCTCGTCATTCGCTTTCAAAAGTGGCAGATCAAATTCCCGGGTTAAAACATTGTTTTGCATTTAGCCCTGCTTTGGATCCAAAAAGAGCCACTATAAAAATGGATGAACATCCTTTTCTGCGAAAGTATTTTTTGAATTCATGGAAAACATCTCTCGTAAAAAAAGCAAATTTATTTCCTCATTTGTATTCCTTTGATGATTTGGACGATTACCAATCGGTGATGCATTTAACGGAAAAAATGGTGAGAGAGTTCTCTCATTTTTCATCGGTGGATGAGTATTTTGATTCTTATACTTTGAATGATTTATTTTTTAAATCTGTTCGGATTCCAACAACCATTCTAACTTCTATGGATGATCCAGTCATTCCGTGGAAGGAATTTGCAGAGATCCCTCCCTCCTCGTATTTAGAAGTTGTGATTGAGTCGAAAGGTGGGCACTGCGGATTTATTGAGGATTTGAATCGGTCTTCTTATTATTGGAAATTGATGGAAAAAAAGATGGGTTGA
- a CDS encoding dihydrofolate reductase family protein, whose amino-acid sequence MVNYKAFIASSLDGFIARSDGSLDWLTSNEYTLEDNDLGYSSFMQSIDCIVMGRITFETVLHFEPYPFATVPVYVLTRNPGYKFESHHPVSIFNGKLEELTSILEKKQVKSAYVDGGQLIQSFITEQILDEITITRIPVLLGSGLPLFGYLDQEQKLKHIQTLTYANGFVQSKYHLI is encoded by the coding sequence ATGGTAAATTATAAAGCATTTATTGCAAGCAGTTTAGACGGATTTATAGCAAGATCCGATGGTTCACTCGACTGGTTAACATCCAATGAATATACGTTAGAAGACAATGATTTAGGATATTCTTCTTTTATGCAGAGTATCGATTGTATTGTTATGGGTAGAATTACTTTTGAGACAGTATTGCACTTTGAGCCATATCCATTTGCAACTGTTCCGGTTTATGTATTAACTCGGAATCCTGGTTACAAGTTTGAATCTCACCACCCAGTTTCTATATTCAATGGAAAACTCGAAGAGTTGACTTCAATTTTAGAAAAAAAACAAGTTAAATCCGCCTATGTAGATGGAGGGCAATTGATTCAATCCTTTATCACTGAACAGATATTAGATGAAATTACCATCACAAGAATCCCTGTTTTACTAGGTTCAGGATTGCCCCTGTTTGGTTATTTGGATCAAGAGCAGAAACTAAAACACATCCAAACTCTGACTTATGCAAATGGCTTTGTTCAATCGAAGTACCATCTGATATAA
- the mdoH gene encoding glucans biosynthesis glucosyltransferase MdoH — translation MINIQRTVFFLTFITPVIWGFSLFIEIISFRGIEITEYYQFITLIFLLPMLSYGANTALFGFLLSFKKNGDPLLRAKQIPENNLDFPLLESIHVAVVMPVYEENEISIFSRIKVIFESVEKKHKLPKLDFFILSDTRTPEKWIKEEAAYIELCESTKNFHTFHYRRRKSNLNGKSGNIADFCRRWGKKYKYMVILDADSLVSGELIIQLIANMEKNPSAGIIQSSTKIFRTTTLFQKLTEFSSYLFSPFFLKGAGFWQINSSGYWGHNAILRVKPFMEHCALPHLPEYGGLGGKILSHDTVEAALMRKAGFDVLCAYELEGSYEENPPNIIDVLKRDQRWCQGNLQHFWFLFGKKIPFINRIHILNGILSYLNSPIWMCYIILSLWNYLEDSKYLNYSMLPEEYEFFKSQIYDPLYIKLLYLSLLLLFLPRVLSFISLPILQILKKFPAFLLETAFSILIAPIYMIYHSIFVFSILLNKRITWGPQNRDADSGYSIPYILSSFFGVTILGFACAYISYTHSPMLFVLTMPIWIGWILSIPLVILTGKEQKPLNEILNPSFWKPNKNLIDRLEEELTSHKNSYLEGRELFFALVHPIFHNRHKQLQGNKLYQSKLPKSIEEDLDVLLKQGPEHLEKKSLLKILSNRELLDSFYSKFWTSKKTDWAKYWTTIWEEINPSFFPSISNNKKTDSNPQ, via the coding sequence ATGATCAATATCCAACGCACAGTATTCTTTTTAACTTTTATCACACCTGTCATCTGGGGTTTTAGTTTATTTATTGAAATCATTTCTTTTCGAGGAATTGAAATCACTGAATACTATCAATTCATAACTCTGATTTTTCTTTTGCCAATGTTGTCCTATGGAGCAAACACAGCCCTTTTCGGATTTTTACTATCTTTCAAAAAAAATGGAGACCCACTTCTTAGGGCAAAACAAATCCCAGAAAACAATTTAGATTTTCCATTACTAGAATCTATCCATGTCGCCGTAGTGATGCCAGTGTACGAAGAAAACGAAATTTCAATTTTTTCTAGAATCAAAGTTATTTTCGAATCAGTAGAAAAAAAACATAAACTGCCAAAACTAGACTTTTTTATTCTGAGTGACACAAGGACTCCAGAAAAATGGATCAAGGAAGAAGCCGCCTATATTGAGTTATGTGAATCGACAAAAAATTTCCATACCTTCCACTACCGCAGGAGAAAAAGCAACCTAAACGGAAAGAGTGGGAACATCGCAGATTTTTGCAGAAGGTGGGGGAAAAAATATAAATATATGGTCATTCTCGATGCCGATAGCCTTGTCTCAGGAGAACTGATCATCCAACTCATTGCAAATATGGAAAAAAATCCATCGGCAGGCATCATCCAATCCAGCACCAAAATTTTTCGCACCACTACCTTATTCCAAAAATTAACAGAATTTTCTTCGTATCTCTTCAGTCCTTTTTTCTTAAAAGGAGCCGGTTTTTGGCAAATCAACTCTTCGGGATACTGGGGACACAATGCCATCTTACGAGTGAAACCATTTATGGAACATTGTGCACTCCCCCACCTTCCCGAATACGGAGGCCTTGGTGGAAAGATTTTAAGCCACGACACCGTCGAAGCCGCTTTGATGCGAAAAGCTGGGTTTGATGTTTTATGTGCTTATGAGTTAGAGGGAAGTTACGAAGAAAATCCACCTAACATTATCGATGTTCTCAAACGAGACCAACGATGGTGCCAAGGAAACCTGCAACATTTTTGGTTTTTATTCGGCAAAAAAATTCCCTTTATTAACCGAATCCATATTCTTAACGGTATTTTATCCTATCTCAATTCACCGATCTGGATGTGTTATATCATCTTAAGTTTGTGGAACTACCTAGAAGACAGCAAATATTTGAATTATTCGATGTTACCCGAAGAATATGAATTCTTTAAATCGCAAATTTATGATCCACTCTATATTAAACTTTTATACTTATCTTTATTGTTGTTATTTCTTCCCAGAGTGCTTAGCTTTATAAGTCTTCCTATTTTACAAATCCTAAAAAAATTCCCAGCCTTTCTACTGGAAACCGCTTTTTCGATACTCATCGCTCCCATCTACATGATCTACCATAGTATCTTTGTTTTTTCCATCCTACTAAACAAACGAATCACTTGGGGCCCACAAAATCGCGATGCCGACTCAGGATACAGTATCCCCTACATACTCTCTTCCTTTTTTGGAGTTACCATTCTCGGTTTCGCATGTGCTTACATAAGTTACACCCACTCCCCAATGTTATTTGTTCTAACAATGCCTATTTGGATCGGCTGGATTTTATCCATTCCTCTGGTAATCCTCACTGGGAAAGAGCAAAAACCATTAAACGAAATACTAAACCCTTCTTTTTGGAAACCAAATAAAAACTTAATTGATCGCTTAGAAGAGGAGTTAACATCACACAAAAATAGTTATCTCGAAGGTCGCGAATTATTTTTTGCCTTAGTGCATCCTATATTTCACAATAGGCACAAACAACTCCAAGGGAATAAACTTTACCAATCTAAACTTCCTAAATCCATCGAAGAAGATCTTGATGTTCTATTAAAACAAGGACCCGAACATTTAGAAAAAAAGTCTCTTCTGAAAATATTATCCAACAGAGAGTTACTCGATTCCTTCTATTCGAAATTTTGGACTTCTAAAAAAACAGATTGGGCAAAGTATTGGACAACCATTTGGGAAGAAATCAACCCATCTTTTTTTCCATCAATTTCCAATAATAAGAAGACCGATTCAAATCCTCAATAA
- a CDS encoding PAS domain-containing sensor histidine kinase → MSGGLWFAARGYFQKLRFVKDWSVATLLQALGWVVMGALRGVIPDWVSISAGNSLILLSLVYSNNIILLMFNRRQMWKSGIFSVALVFILLVFHHFSDIPPKYRISLISFAASLQLLISGKTILGANQKARLSSWFTAVFYLACGIFLFLRFLYYTFADVSVSQIAFGKGPIQDITYLFFYVTSVMMTFGFLMMCIDIFIKSQEESEQKYKLLAENTTDVIWVLNFDEKKYLYVSPSVVNITGYTSEEAIKHSLEDTLTPTSTKKILDTLQIRIQEFKETGERKPFSDEVEQYCKDGSTIWIEANTVFQWNPNGSINILGVSRNIDKRKRAEVEKDKFYSELQLLNHTKDRFFSIIAHDLKGPIGGMNTFAGMILEDLDTRPLKRTKNDLSILFQSSGEIYVLLENLLTWARSQTGEIAFFPEEISLFRSIESAIASVSFSIQNKSIVVKNSVDPNSMVYADEKMIETILRNLISNAVKYSHPGGDIQISSESIGDDFEICISDFGTGITAEIQNKLFRIDAKQTSMPGTIGERGTALGLILCKEFVEKHGGSIRVESEVGKGSKFYFTLPKESSVLIRV, encoded by the coding sequence ATGTCGGGTGGACTTTGGTTTGCCGCTAGGGGGTATTTCCAAAAGCTTCGGTTTGTAAAGGATTGGTCCGTTGCTACTTTGTTACAAGCCTTGGGATGGGTTGTCATGGGTGCTCTAAGAGGTGTAATACCCGATTGGGTCTCCATTAGTGCGGGGAACTCCCTTATTCTTTTATCATTAGTATATTCGAATAATATAATACTTTTAATGTTCAATCGGAGACAAATGTGGAAGTCCGGTATCTTTTCTGTGGCTCTAGTTTTTATATTATTAGTTTTTCATCATTTTTCGGACATTCCACCTAAGTATAGAATTTCTTTGATCTCATTTGCTGCCAGTTTACAACTATTAATTTCAGGCAAAACAATTTTAGGTGCAAACCAAAAGGCTCGCTTGTCAAGTTGGTTTACGGCAGTTTTCTACCTGGCTTGTGGTATTTTTTTATTCCTTCGTTTTTTGTATTATACGTTCGCTGATGTTTCCGTTTCGCAAATTGCATTCGGGAAGGGACCCATTCAAGATATAACTTATCTGTTTTTTTATGTAACTTCGGTAATGATGACATTTGGTTTCCTGATGATGTGTATTGATATATTCATCAAAAGCCAAGAAGAGAGTGAACAAAAATATAAATTACTTGCAGAAAATACTACAGATGTTATATGGGTTTTAAACTTCGATGAAAAAAAATATCTCTATGTTAGTCCATCGGTTGTTAACATCACTGGATACACATCGGAAGAAGCTATCAAACATTCGTTAGAAGACACTCTTACTCCAACCTCAACAAAAAAAATATTAGATACATTACAAATACGGATCCAAGAATTCAAAGAAACCGGTGAAAGAAAACCATTTAGTGATGAAGTCGAGCAGTATTGTAAGGATGGATCTACAATTTGGATTGAAGCAAACACTGTATTCCAATGGAACCCGAATGGTTCTATCAATATATTGGGAGTATCAAGGAACATTGATAAAAGGAAAAGAGCAGAAGTCGAAAAAGATAAGTTTTATTCCGAATTGCAACTGTTAAATCATACAAAGGACAGATTTTTCTCTATCATCGCACATGATTTGAAGGGTCCAATTGGCGGGATGAATACTTTTGCAGGGATGATTTTAGAGGATTTGGATACGAGACCATTAAAACGTACAAAGAATGATTTGAGCATTCTTTTTCAGTCTTCTGGTGAAATATATGTTTTACTAGAAAATCTTTTAACTTGGGCACGGTCTCAAACAGGCGAGATTGCTTTTTTCCCAGAAGAAATATCATTGTTTCGTTCCATCGAATCCGCTATTGCTTCAGTTTCGTTTTCGATTCAAAATAAATCAATTGTGGTAAAGAATTCTGTAGATCCTAATTCTATGGTCTATGCAGACGAGAAAATGATAGAGACCATCCTTAGAAATTTAATATCGAATGCTGTGAAGTATTCTCATCCAGGCGGGGACATCCAAATTTCTTCTGAATCTATAGGGGATGATTTTGAAATTTGTATCTCAGACTTTGGAACTGGCATTACAGCAGAAATTCAGAATAAGCTGTTCCGTATCGACGCAAAACAAACTAGCATGCCAGGTACCATTGGAGAAAGAGGTACTGCTTTGGGTTTGATCTTATGTAAAGAATTTGTGGAAAAACATGGAGGCTCTATCCGAGTTGAAAGTGAAGTAGGTAAGGGATCTAAATTTTATTTCACCTTACCTAAAGAATCGAGCGTACTTATTCGGGTATAA
- a CDS encoding TetR/AcrR family transcriptional regulator, whose product MKQKIIQAALKICEKEGYESFSMRKLATKLELDPMAIYHYFDNKEELTKAMVEQIFNRFQEEALFFEKNSNSSIKKILITYWNLFIDYPGMSLYLIKNSHEDFPSVLSLNQKLKQLLQKSYPVAETEKILNILIDFIHGNALAFTSFSKGKIKEVTLLANRKEFETALVYLLNQFSKI is encoded by the coding sequence ATGAAACAAAAAATTATACAAGCTGCTTTAAAAATTTGCGAAAAAGAGGGATATGAATCCTTTAGTATGCGAAAATTGGCTACAAAATTGGAATTGGACCCAATGGCAATCTACCATTATTTTGATAATAAGGAAGAACTTACGAAGGCAATGGTAGAACAGATATTCAATCGGTTCCAAGAAGAGGCTCTATTTTTTGAAAAAAATTCTAATAGCAGTATTAAGAAAATTCTTATAACTTATTGGAATCTATTTATTGATTACCCAGGAATGTCTTTATACTTAATCAAAAATTCTCATGAAGATTTCCCTTCTGTTTTATCACTCAATCAAAAGCTGAAACAGTTGCTCCAAAAATCCTACCCAGTGGCGGAGACAGAGAAAATTTTAAACATTCTGATCGATTTTATTCATGGTAATGCCCTAGCCTTCACCTCGTTTTCCAAAGGGAAAATAAAAGAAGTAACATTACTAGCGAATCGGAAGGAATTTGAAACTGCTTTGGTATATCTGCTAAATCAATTCTCAAAAATCTAA
- a CDS encoding TrmH family RNA methyltransferase, with amino-acid sequence MLTIDSPQDPRLAAYQLLKAKEDPSDRFIADHEKTAIRLLNSTLRVESVFCTPKYWEKHKDLIQSKLSDTNQCFVADKSLFEKTIGFSVHQGFMAVGYQRWNSLSEIESPILLVNSIVDSENIGSILRTAAAFGIQSVLFDSKSASPYLRRSVRVSMGSLFQIRLVRIPDPRETIISLKASGNLILSLSLPREGTDLTSKTKSVYEVGKQNKFVLVVGNEAEGIESEVLSLSDQLIYIPMKNQIDSLNVSHALAVALSHLLG; translated from the coding sequence ATGCTGACCATTGACTCTCCACAAGACCCTAGGCTTGCCGCCTACCAACTCCTCAAAGCAAAGGAGGATCCTTCCGATCGGTTTATTGCAGACCATGAAAAAACAGCAATCCGCCTTCTCAATTCCACTCTCCGGGTAGAGTCGGTGTTCTGCACACCAAAGTATTGGGAAAAACATAAAGACCTCATCCAATCCAAATTGTCAGACACTAACCAGTGTTTTGTTGCCGATAAATCACTATTTGAAAAAACCATAGGATTTTCTGTCCACCAAGGATTTATGGCAGTAGGTTATCAAAGATGGAATTCCTTATCAGAAATTGAATCTCCCATACTATTAGTAAACTCCATCGTTGATAGCGAAAACATTGGATCTATTCTACGTACAGCAGCAGCATTTGGAATCCAATCTGTTCTTTTTGATTCGAAATCAGCCTCACCTTATTTGCGTCGAAGTGTCAGAGTTTCCATGGGGTCACTATTCCAAATCCGATTGGTTCGCATTCCCGACCCAAGAGAAACAATAATCTCTTTGAAAGCATCAGGAAATCTAATTTTATCTCTTAGTCTACCGAGAGAAGGAACGGATTTAACATCTAAAACAAAGTCTGTTTATGAAGTGGGTAAACAAAACAAATTTGTACTGGTCGTTGGTAATGAAGCGGAAGGGATAGAGTCGGAGGTTCTCAGTTTATCGGACCAATTAATTTACATACCGATGAAAAACCAAATTGACTCCTTAAATGTATCACACGCACTCGCAGTTGCTTTATCGCATCTGCTTGGTTAG
- the dgcR gene encoding diguanylate cyclase DgcR → MEKEGKKILIIEDSELQRKLLNRWISNHGYVPIEAVSLSDARAIIIKDQIDVVLLDWELPDGSGIELISEIFSSSPVGWLPIIMVTGHTEPENLKLAIEAGATDYITKPAKEIELLARIFSALRMKSLHDQLRETAIRDVMTGLYNRRYMEERIDQEFQRCKRHKHNLSLAMIDIDFFKKVNDTYGHETGDIVLKRIASELKSSLRKSDIISRFGGEEFVIVFPETAVVDAARVLDKIREMVSDIELQSETGQKFKISFSGGVAGGDITPIENPMELLRTADKLLYEAKSSGRNRIVS, encoded by the coding sequence ATGGAGAAAGAAGGAAAAAAAATTCTCATCATAGAAGATTCTGAATTACAAAGAAAACTTCTCAACCGATGGATTTCGAATCATGGATACGTTCCCATTGAAGCAGTGTCTCTTTCTGATGCCAGGGCGATCATTATCAAAGACCAAATTGATGTGGTCCTCCTCGATTGGGAATTACCTGATGGATCTGGGATTGAACTTATCTCAGAAATATTCTCTTCCTCTCCAGTGGGTTGGCTTCCTATCATTATGGTTACTGGCCATACGGAACCTGAGAATCTTAAACTAGCAATTGAGGCAGGTGCTACTGATTATATTACTAAACCTGCCAAAGAGATTGAACTTTTAGCTAGAATCTTCAGCGCTTTAAGAATGAAATCTTTACATGATCAGTTGCGAGAAACTGCGATCCGTGACGTAATGACTGGGCTATATAACCGTCGTTATATGGAAGAGAGGATTGATCAAGAGTTCCAAAGGTGTAAAAGACACAAACACAATCTTTCTTTAGCGATGATCGATATTGATTTTTTTAAAAAAGTCAATGATACCTATGGTCATGAAACGGGAGACATTGTGTTAAAACGAATTGCTTCAGAATTAAAATCATCTCTCCGGAAGTCAGATATCATTTCTCGATTTGGTGGTGAAGAATTTGTGATTGTTTTTCCAGAAACGGCGGTTGTCGACGCTGCAAGAGTATTGGATAAAATTCGCGAGATGGTTTCTGATATTGAATTACAATCGGAGACTGGACAAAAATTTAAAATTTCCTTTAGTGGCGGGGTGGCAGGCGGAGACATCACACCTATAGAAAATCCAATGGAACTACTCAGGACTGCCGATAAACTTTTGTATGAAGCAAAGTCTTCTGGTCGAAATCGGATCGTAAGTTAA
- a CDS encoding serine/threonine protein kinase — protein MDINHSFYQLTPDTILNALESLGYEPTGRFYPLNSVENRVYDIETSNAGRIVVKFYRPGKWSYDEILEEHTFLQELALEEIPVLTPIAIEEKTLFEWSGIYFAIWPLRNGRIVEEIAGGDLERVGALLGRIHAVGKRSSSIHRPTLDIPTYGLESLNFILNKNLIPNNALAERYKATALRSFEIFESLVKEYQIPFQRIHGDCHKGNLLVSPEGYSILDFDDFLTGPIVQDFWMLLPLGESDRKNDLFQFLQGYTMFAEFDENWLQLVEPLRIVRYIHYAAWIAKRWEDPSFPSLFPHFGTEEYWLKETLDLESAKKDLEEQSIDGITNPADTEPEMTNKDFFWDWEN, from the coding sequence TTGGATATCAATCACTCGTTCTACCAGCTAACACCCGATACCATACTAAACGCTCTAGAATCATTAGGTTATGAACCTACGGGACGGTTCTATCCTTTAAATAGTGTTGAAAATCGTGTGTACGATATTGAAACATCAAATGCGGGAAGAATCGTTGTAAAGTTTTATAGACCAGGAAAGTGGTCCTACGATGAAATTTTGGAAGAACATACTTTTTTACAAGAGCTCGCTTTGGAAGAAATTCCCGTTCTAACTCCGATTGCCATTGAGGAGAAAACTCTATTTGAATGGTCTGGAATTTATTTTGCAATTTGGCCACTTCGGAATGGTCGGATTGTGGAAGAAATCGCCGGCGGAGATTTGGAAAGAGTAGGTGCACTTCTCGGAAGGATTCATGCCGTTGGAAAACGATCAAGTTCAATCCATCGTCCTACTTTAGATATTCCTACATACGGCTTGGAATCATTAAACTTTATACTAAACAAAAATCTGATACCAAACAATGCTTTGGCGGAAAGGTATAAGGCAACGGCGTTAAGATCTTTTGAAATTTTTGAGTCTTTAGTGAAAGAATACCAAATTCCATTCCAACGAATTCATGGTGATTGCCACAAAGGAAATTTGCTCGTTTCGCCAGAAGGGTATAGTATTTTAGATTTTGATGATTTTTTAACAGGGCCCATTGTTCAAGATTTTTGGATGTTACTCCCGTTAGGTGAATCAGACCGAAAAAATGATTTGTTCCAGTTCCTGCAAGGTTATACAATGTTTGCTGAGTTTGATGAAAACTGGCTGCAATTGGTAGAACCTCTTCGTATTGTCAGATACATTCATTATGCTGCATGGATTGCGAAGCGATGGGAAGATCCTTCTTTTCCATCATTGTTTCCTCATTTCGGTACAGAAGAGTATTGGCTGAAAGAAACCTTAGATTTGGAGTCTGCAAAAAAAGACTTGGAAGAACAGTCAATTGACGGAATCACAAACCCGGCAGATACAGAGCCTGAAATGACAAATAAAGATTTTTTTTGGGATTGGGAAAACTAA